Within the Calypte anna isolate BGI_N300 chromosome 10, bCalAnn1_v1.p, whole genome shotgun sequence genome, the region TAGATGCTTCATGAGCAAGGAATGTTTGTGGCCCTGCGGGGCTGTGCGACACAGCATAAAAGcctgtgctgctccaggctcagcatcctcctctcTTGCCTCCCGCTCCTCGAGGAACGAGGTAAGCCTGAGCCCGCTGCATCTCTCCCTGTGGGCTGAactgctctcctgctgcctgctcagcttGGTGCTTGGGCTGCCtcagcctggccctgcagcaGAAGGGTTGGAGGGCTGTGAGCTCCTTCCCTTTGGATGGTGgtggctggggagagctgggaggagggggttTCTTGCAAGCAGCAGGGGATGACTGGggctcagctgcagggaggTCTGCCCAGCAGAATTTCTGCCTCAAGCAGGAGGGCTCTGACCAAATGGGCAAGTGCAGCCAGTGCCTTCTCCAGAGCAGCCGGGTTGGCTCTGGAGCTGGGGTAGGAGCCGTCTGGCTGCAGGTGCCTTAAACGCCCTGTGCAGGGTCCTGTGCCCAAAGAGGTGCCAGTAAAGGCTGGAGAGGCTGATGTTGGGCTTTGTGTGTTctgcctgctctgtgtttcagctTTGCCTCCGTCAGCGAGAGATGTCTTGCTTCAGACCCTGCCTGCCCCAGTCCTGCGGCAGCTGTGGCCCAACCCCACTTGCAAGCAGCTGCAGTGAGCCCTGTGTCGCCCGCTGCGCTGACTCGACGGTGGCCATCGAGGCCTCCCCGGTGGTGGTGACCCTGCCGGGCCCCATCCTCACCTCTTTCCCTCAGAGCACAGCCGTGGGCTCCTCTCTCTCAGCTGCTGTGGGCAGCTCCCTCAGCGCTGGGGGGGTTCCCATCTCTTCTGGGGGCTCCCTTGGGGGTCTGGGGAGTTGCGGGCTGTGTCTGCCTCCCCTCCGCTGCCGTATGAACTGCTGAAGCCGGCCCATCACCCCCTttggagcaggaaggaagaCGGGGACTCTGCCGCGGTGGGAGCGTGGCCACGACTTGCAGGCGCGCTGGGTGTCCTCATGCCCCCTGCCAGGAGGGACCTGTGCCACTGCTCCTCCCTGCACGGCggctctgcccctgcctcctctgcctctgctttgctttcagctcctccagaaggagctccctctctgctgctttgctcaACCTCTGCGCCAatgcctttcctcctgctcattAAAGACTTCATGCAGCATCCTTGGAGACTCCTGGTGGTTTTTATTCTCCCCCTGAGTCCCCCCCTCCAAGGTAGCCACCGTTTCTGCAAGGAGGGTAACCTCAGCATCTTCTGTCCTGAGGTTCCCACCTGCTGGGGCTTCGTCCTCTCTCTCGGAGTTTCTGGACCTCCATCCTGCTCAGTGCAGGTTCccagtgcagagctgggagtgGAGCATTGCCCCCAAGCTCCCCAGGCGCCAGGTGCCATTGGACAGGTCCTTTGCTCAGCAGGcagagagggcaggagcaggtAGTTGTGGCCGAGTGGTTAAGGCGATGGACTAGAAATCCATTGGGGTTTCCCCGCGCAGGTTCGAATCCTGCCAACTACggggtgctgagcccttttGGGCTCCCTGCCTGTGACCACgctgcagctctgggactcGGCTCCATGCTGGacctgctgcccagggagacGGGAGAATGCCCTTGCCTACAGCACTTGTCCTTGCCCTGGCCCCCAGAATTCCTGGAGCAAACAGAAATCCTGCTCTGGGAGCCAGgttggaggaagagaagagaccAGTGCTGAATGAGCCTTGGAAAGAGGTCTTGAGCAGAACTGAAGAGCTTGACCTCAACTGACATCCTGGGCAGTACAACCCCACCAGCTCGCTGCCCTACACCTGGAGCGACAGCTGCTGACCTCCCAAAGGAGCTTGCACAACACAGCCTCCAGTGCTAAAGATGGAGGCTGGGCACAGGTCACGGATCTTAGGTTTTTCCCTCACTCACAAGGTGCCCGTTGCTGTAGGTCTCACAAAGGCAGAGTGGTGTGGAGCAGCAGGCACACGGGGGAAGAGCCTCACCTAGAGGTGTTATTTTGTGTGTTGAAACCACTGTAGGTACCTGCAGAGAAATACAGGTGCCCAGCTGTTGTATTTATGAAGGCAGATTGAGAGCAGCACCATTACCAGCACCCCAGTGGCTGGAGTTTCCCCATCCACATCTTAGGCACACACAGCACCCCCGTgtcacagcagctggaggccAAGCAGGGTGTTGGCAGGAGGAGGCCGTCCAGTGTGAGAAGTGGAGGAGAGGGAGCCAGGTCACTGTGTGAAGTGCAAGAGCAGAAGGCAGGTGGGAGTGGGAAATAGAAGAGCAGTGTCCAGGAGCCCAGGTTCTGTGCTGGAGGACCaaaggcagctccagcagagcgTTGGTGGTATAGTGGTGAGCATAGCTGCCTTCCAAGCAGTTGACCCGGGTTCGATTCCTGGCCAACGCAGACAAACTTTTCTTCACCTGGGCTCTACACTGCCTTGGTCTCTCCTCCCGCAAACAAGTCAGCTTCTCTCAGCAATTTCAGGTCCCGCGGggtgctccagctcctccctttGACTTCCCCTGCAGCCTTGACTCAGAGATGTGCCTCTGGGCACCTCCTGGCCCTGCAGACACAGGCTTGGCTTTGAGCAATGCCCTCCTCGGCAAGAGCAGACTGCTGGCACTGCCTTGGACCATTTGGGGATTCTCAGGGAGTGCTGGGGGACTGCAGCTGGTGTCCAGACAACTCTGGGATTCTCCATGCCTCAGTATCATTACTCTCAGGTTTCAGGGCTCGGGCACTGAGTAGCATGCCCTGTCTTTGCAGCTGGCCCTGCTTTGTGCAGGCATTTGGACTAATGACCTCCTGAGATGTTTGCAGTCCAGCTCCTTCCATGAGCAACAAGTCACTCTTAGAGCTGTTTCCTCCTTCCTCCGTACCATGGGCAGTAAGCGAGCCTCTTCCCACAGGCAGGACTCAGGTGCCACAGAAGAGACTTCCTATGGCCAGAGTAAGAGGCAAGGGGCACAAGGGGCTATCAGAGCATGCCAGAGCATCATGTGATTGGGGGAGATCCTGAAGGAGCTGGGTTTGTTTAGTCTGGGGAAGAGGTGTGGGGGGGCTTCTGCTGTGTGAAGGTGGCCCTCTGGCTTGTCCAGGTGAACCCTCAGCCAGAAAGACCTCAGGAGTGCAGGAGCCAGGAGTGGCCTGGCTCGTGTGTGAGCAGAGACAGATTAGCAGAGACACCCTCTCTTGCCTGGATAAACAATGCCTCAGTCCCAGAAGGCACATCCTTCCTGTAGCATCTGCATGGGAAAGGGCTGTCCCCTTCCTTGTGCTCCAACCCCTGGAAGGGGGGTGTCTCCACCTCTCTGCAGGACCTTCACAGTTTGGGCCATGCTCTTTCTCAGTGCCCTGGGCTACAGCTGAGGTGCGGTCGGGTGTCTTGTAAGAGGGGGCATGGCAGGGTTGTGCAAAGAACTGTGAGTAGTGAGTGCCTGGTGGCCCTGCAGGAAGGCTGCATTGGTGGTGGCTTTGAAGATGGAGAGACTGCCAGGCTCAACAGGGAGTGCTTGGCTCCtggagggcaggcagagggaaagcCAGGACATGTCCAGCAGGTCCCATGGTGTAATGGTGAGCACTCTGGACTCTGAATCCAGCGATCTGAGTTCAAATCTCAGTGGGACCTCAGCCTTTTGGCTCTCTCAGGACTCCTCTCACCATGCTTACACCTCATCTCTTTGCTTGGTTAGTCTGCCACAGTCTCCAGCCCATTTTGCTTCCACAAGTCATAGTGACTGGTTCTAGCACAGGAGCCT harbors:
- the LOC115598870 gene encoding feather beta keratin-like gives rise to the protein MSCFRPCLPQSCGSCGPTPLASSCSEPCVARCADSTVAIEASPVVVTLPGPILTSFPQSTAVGSSLSAAVGSSLSAGGVPISSGGSLGGLGSCGLCLPPLRCRMNC